The DNA region TTCCGGATGAAAAAGATCCGGTATTCTATAGTTTGATTAGTAATTTCAATTTTGCAAATTTTATTTTTTCAGATAAAAATAATGCAAACGGTATAGGAATCAGTCTGGAATATTTTTTAGGATCCGAAATGAATTACAAAATGGTGGATCCTAAAAATCCGGTGTTTTCAGATTATCTCACCCGTTGTTTTAATAAAGACCATTTGTTGAAAAAAACATGGGAAACATATCTCACAGATAAATTAGCTGAGCCGCAATCAGGAAAATTTATTGATTACATAATTCATAGAGGTAAAAAATTATACATACTCCAAAAGTTGTTGCCGGAAATTGAGGATACGGTGTTGTTTGAATTTACCCCAAAACAACTAAAATGGTGCAATCAAAATCGTTTGGAAATCTGGTCGTATTTTCTTTCGGGTTCTATGTTGTATTCTACTGAATTTTTACAATTCAATAAATATATTAATCCGAGTCCAAATTCTCCCGGTATGCCAGAGGATGCACCCGGACAAACCGGATCCTATATTGGCTATTACCTTGTGCAAGCTTATATGCGCAAGCATCCTGAAGTAAGCCTTCCAGAATTGTTGGCACAAGAAGATGCCCAGTTGATATTAAGGGCGTCGCGATTTAAACCTACGAATGATAAATGAGTCCAATTTAGGACGATCAAACTTGAATTGGATTGATTTTTGATTTGATTATATTAAAGCAATTTTATGGAACGGGTGATCCCATTAGTTGATTTAGATTTATTTGTTAAAGGCGATGCAATCCAACGAAATGCGTTTGTTGATCAATTGGGCAGAGCCTTTCATGAAATCGGGTTTGTTGGAGTTGTAAATCATGGCGTTCCAAAAGATTTAGTGGATGGATTTTATGCAGCTTCCAAAGCCTTTTTCTCTCTTCCGGAAGCAGAAAAATTGCGCTATGAAATTCCGGGATTGGCCGGCCAAAGAGGTTACACTTCTTTTGGAAAAGAACACGCCAAACATTCTGAGGTCGGTGATTTGAAGGAGTTTTTTCAAATTGGGCAAACGGTATTGGATGGGGATGTCATCCGCTCTGAATATCCTGAAAATGTATTGGTTGAATCGCCTGCTGCATTTACAGATTTGGGAATCAAATTGTATAAGGCTTTTGAAGAAAGCGGAGCGAAATTATTGCAGGCAATTGCCTTGTTTTTGAAATTGGGTGAAAATTATTTCGATTCCAAAATTCACAATGGAAACAGCATTCTGAGAGCGATCCATTATCCGCCAATTATCAGTGAACCCAAATCAGCCATCCGCGCAGAACAACACGAAGATATTAACCTGATAACCTTGTTGGTTGGGGCTTCTTCCGGTGGACTGCAAGTGCTGACCAAAAAGGGTCAATGGATGGATGCCATTCCGGGCGAAAATGAAATTGTGGTCAATGTTGGGGACATGCTTCAAAGATTAACAAATAATTATTTGGTGTCCACCACCCACCGGGTAGTGAATCCCCCAAGGCAAGAATGGCACATTCCAAGGCTATCTATACCCTTTTTCCTGCATCCAAGGAGTGAAATGGACCTGTCTTGTCTGGAATCCTGTGTTGAGCCAGGAACCCAAGCTGCCTATCAACCCATTACCGCAGGAGCATATTTAGACGAACGATTACGAGAAATCGGATTAAAAAAATAACTTTGAACCTTAAATACATCAAAATGAACTTATTATTTTTAGGCAATCTGGGTTCTACAGAAGTACTGGTAATCCTGCTTATTGTCTTATTGCTTTTTGGAGGTAAAAAAATTCCTGAATTAATGCGAGGCCTTGGCTCCGGTATTCGGGAATTTAATAATGCCAAAAACAATATCTCCAATGAGATTCGGGAAGGTATGCGCGATGCTGATCGCAAGAACCTTGATTCAGAAAACAAATAAATAAAATTCTAAAATTTTATATTCAATGAAGGTCCTATCACTTTCGTTCCTGTGTTCTATTTGTCTTTTTTTAAGCAACACCTATGCTCAAAAAGTTGGACACATCAATTCAGTTCAGTTAATTGATTCATTAAATGAAGCCAAGGTTGCTTCTATTACTTTGAAACAATACGACGCTTCCTTGACAAAAACAGGGGAAGAAATGCTGGCAAAATACCAGGAAAAAGTACGCAATTACCAACAAAATATCAGTGCAGGAAGTTATACTGCGGTACAAAAAAGTCAGGCTGAATCTGATCTGCAAATAGAACAACAAGCCTTAAGTACTTACCGAGAATCTGCACAAAGCTCTTTAGAAAAAAGAAGACAAGAACTTATTCAACCCATCTTGGATAAAATCAATAAAGCCATCCAGGATGTTGGAAAAGAAGAAGGCTACGCATTTGTTTTCGATTCTGCAATGGGCGTTCTTTATTTCAATAAGACAGATGATATTTTCCCCAAAGTCATGAAGAAATTGGGCTATTGATTCGATTTTCTCATTTTTTCTAGCGTCTGAAATAGCGTATTGCCTTTTAGTCTATAGACAAGAAACTTAAAATTTATTTGGAATAAACCACTAAACCATTGCAACATTGTAAAATTGCAGCATTGTAATATTTCCCCAATTATTCTTCAAACCGCAAATGTTTTACAGTCAACGCATTTTCAATTAATTTTCTCAAAGAGTCGATGCCGATTTTTAAATGTAAATGTAAAAATTGATCGGTGACGGTTTTATCGCTGGCTTCAGTTTTAACTCCTTCCGGAACCATAGGCATATCGGATACTAATAGTAAAGCGCCTGCAGGGATTCGGTTTTTAAAAGAAGCAACAAAAATGGTTGCGGTTTCCATATCGATGGCCAATGCACGTAAACGCAATAAATATTTTTTAAAATCCAATCGATGTTCCCACACGCGTTTATTGGTTGTATAAACTGTTCCGGTCCAGTAATCCTGTTCGTATTCCCGAATGGTGGTTGAAATGGCTTTTTGCAAGGCGAAAGCTGGTAAAGCCGGTACTTCCGGAGGTAAATAATCATTAGAAGTTCCTTCGCCGCGTATCGCTGCTATTGGCAAGATAAAATCACCCAATTTATTTTTACCGGATTTTAGTCCACCGCATTTTCCTAAGAATAAAATGGCTTTTGGTTTAATTGCTGTCAGCAAATCGATGATCGTTCCTGCATTCGGACTTCCCATACCAAAATTTATGATGCTGATGTTGTTGGCTGTTGCATTGATCATGGAACGATCCCGTCCACGAACTTCTACTTCATTCCACTTTGCAAACAACTCGACGTATAAACTGAAATTTACCAGTATGACATACTTTCCAAATTCATTCAGATTGGTACCGGTATAACGAGGCAACCAATTTTCAACAATTTCTCTTTTTGTTTTCACATTTATAAAATTATCTTATTTATAAATCCGATTTCAATAACACAGCTATTAGAAAAAAATTTAAACCACCCGACTTGGATTATTTGCAATAAACGATTTCCAGGATTTGCCTGTAGCTTTTATCCCTTTAGCAGGTGAATTTAATTCATTCATCAAACACAATGCTGCTGCCAAAGCATCTGTAGCATCATAATATTTCTCATCAATTTTGAAATCAAGCAAGCGATTGAGCATTTGCGCTACTTGCTCTTTCGTTGCATTGCCGTTTCCGGTAATCGCCTTTTTGATTTTCTTGGGTGAAAACTCATAAATTTCCAAACCCATTACCATAGCAGCTGCGATTGCTACGCCCTGAGCACGTCCTAATTTGTGCATACTCTGGGCATTTTTACCAAAAAACGGACTTTCAATTGAAAGACTTTGAGGTTGAAACGCTTCAATTAATTCTTGTACACGGAGAAAAATTTCACGGAGTTTTGCCTGATGGGTATCAAACTTTTTTAATTGAAGGGTATTAACTTCCAGCACAATGGATTTTTGGTCGCGGAATTCCAAAATTCCATATCCTAAAATATTGGTTCCGGGATCAATGCCTAAAATACGAGGGTTTTTCAATGAAAGTTATTCTGTTTATTTTAACAAAGGTAATTCGATCGCTTGATCAGCATACCATGCTGCTAAAATAAAACGAAAATTTAGACTTCTTATGTTAAAAGCTATTTCCAAAAACTCCTTTGGCAATACTTGTAAATTTTAAAATACTGAGTTTAATGCTTTTAATTGATTGTTTAATAGATTTTGCAACGCAGTAATTTGGAGTGTGGTGGTTTTATTTAAAAAAAAACCCGGAGCAAATGCCTCCGGGTTACTAATCCCTGAATATGAAGTCAATTACGAAATCTCAATGGTTTTGTTGTTTTTACCAATCTCAATGGTTTTTGGAATTTGAATGTTCAAGATTCCATTTTCGTATTGAGCGGTAATTTTTTCTGCATCCGCTTCAGCTGGTAATTCAAACATTCTTTTGAAAGAATGGTAACTGAACTCTTTTCGGAAATAACTTTCTTTAGTTTCCGTGTTTTCTTGTTTTTTATCTGCTGAGATAATCAACATATTATTATCCAATTCAATTTTGAAATCCTGCTTGCTCAATCCGGGAGCAGCCAATTCAAGTTTAAATTCTTTGCCCGTATCCACCACATTTAAGCCGGGTGTATTGTTGCGAAATAGTTGTCCTCCATTAAAATCATGGAAGGTTTTACCAATCAAATCATCAACGATTTGAACAAAAGGTACTAGTGAATTAATATTTCTCATGGTTTTAAAATTTTATGTTTAACAAATTAGTTTACAGAAATGCTGTGAGTTGCTTTTTTTATACGATTCATCTGCACATACAATACGCCATTTTCAAATCGAGCTTTCAAGCTTTCAGTGTCAATGTCTTCAGGCAATTGAATGCTGCGTTTGTAACTTACATCTGCAAATTCTTTGTGCAGTGATTTAACATCTTCGGACTTATGAATGCGTTTTGCATTCAAATGCAATAGCTTATTTTCCAATTGAATGGACGCATCTTCTTTCAATACACCCGGCATGGAAAATTCTAGGATCAACTGTTCATCTTTTTGGTACGCATTCATTTTTGGGCGAATGCTTTGATCAACAGCTGGTTTATAATCAACCGCGCAATTCGATTTGACGCGAAATGTTTTTGGGTAGGGGAAGTAGTAATTTGAGTACATCATAATTTTTTATTTTTATAATAGCCATAGATCAATTGATGTACCATTCCAAAAATCAGGAAATTCTGGCATTGAATACAGATTACATCATGCCAAAATGACAAATTTTATATAAAAACTATGCCATAATGACATGATATTCATATTTCTGCTATGTGTTGTAATTTTACATCAAACATGCTGTTATGAATCAGGTTCGTTTTACCATTAAATTCTTAAAAACACTGGGTGCAATTGGAATGCTGATGGCCTGTCATAGCAGCCAACTGATTTCCCAGGCCAATGGATTTGGAATCAAACTTGGTCCCAGTATGGGATTTCAAAAATGGGGTGGAGGCAGCCAGCGGGATCCCTTAGTACGTTGGCATGTAGCAGCGTTTATGGATTCAGAAAGTTCGGACTCTAAAAATGTAATCTACGGGCAATTAGGATACCACGTTAAAGGCGGAGCCTTCAGAGTCAGCTATTTTTACGACATCAATGGAAATCGGTATCCCGGAAGCACCTACGGAATGGAATTTCACAATTTGAGTTTAGATATTGGTTTGAAACGATACATCCGTAAAGGAATCTGGAAGCCTTATTATGCAATTGGACTCCGCGGGGAATACACAGCAAAAACAAAATTTGAAATCTATCAGGAACTCGAAGAATGGGTTCGCAAATGGAATTATGGATTTTCTATCAAGTTAGGCACAGAATACAAAATGAGTAAGTTGACACACGCTGGACTCGAACTCAACATTGCACCTGATTTATCTAAGCAAGTATATGTGCCGGCAACCATACGCCGGATCAATCCATGGACCGGGCAAGCCGAACCTGGTTACGAGCAATCCACTGTAAACACAACCATCGAATTGAGTTTTTACTTGCGATTTATGCAAGTCATCGAATACGAAGAATAAGTGAGTGTATATTTTAATGTAGCCATACAAAACCTGGTCCATTATTTTTTCTTCTCTGCGTCAATCTGCGTAATCTGCGGGAAAATAATTAGTTGTTGGTTGATAGCAGGAACGGTTGCATTCCTTTGCGTCTTTGCGAGAAAATAATTAGTTGTTAGTTGATGGTTGTTAGTTGATAGGAGGAACGGTTGCATTCCTTTGCGTCTTTGCGAGAAAATAATTAGTTGTTGGTTGATAGTTGTTAGTTGATAGTAGGAATGGTTGCATTACGCTGCGTCTCTGCGAGAAATTTTTTTTTCATAATGGCCAGGATTAGCCGGATATCATTTACTATCCAACAAAAAAAAGGGATCCTCATAATGAAGATCCCTTATAAAAGTTATTTAAACTTAAATTATTTTTTCCAGGGCAATTCGTGAATGCGTTTTGCAGCTAACAAACCACAAAATTCACCACCTTCCATGTCGATTCTCCAATGTACGCCTAATGGTAACCGGCTGAAAGCATTTTCATAAGCAAGTGTACGCAAGGTATTGAATGAACGGGGAGTACCACAGAAATCGGTACGCTGTTCATGACAATGATCTGTAAAGCTGTAGTTCGGTCCGACAAAATATTCAAGAATTCCAGCACCAGCATATCCAAAGGTAGAATGCCCGGAAGGATAAGCTGGAAAAGCTGGAGTGAACCCTAACCATGGCACAGTGAAAGTAGGATCTATGTTTCGGTGAATGTAGCTGATAGGTCTTTCAAGATTGTATTTGTATTTATTGTACCAGGCAATCACACCGGCATCATTTAATGCCATACCTATTTGTGCATAGAGAACACAAGTAGTTTCGAGATTCATTTTTTCTTTTTGAACGATTTGATCTGCGATTGCAATATAACGAGGAGCCGGACTGAAGGTCCAACCTACCCGGTCGTCGCTCCAGAATTCAGCGATACATTCCATTTCACCTTTAGGGTTGCTGCGAGCTTCGTTTGCAATTACATACATTTCCCAGGCTTGTTGATAGTTGATTGAATTTTTTCCATCATCGCAGTTAAAGGGAGCTTTTAATGCATCCATATCAACTTGATTTAATCCAAACCTTCTGGCCTCCCCCCATAAGGCAAACATACCTCTTTGGGACACTTGAGGTTCAGTAGCAACCCAGTCACAAGCGTTTACTGGTTTGTTTTCTACTGGAAAGGGATTTAGATGGGCATTGTAACCAACAGCATCTGTTGTAGAAAATCTCCAGATAGCAGAAGCTACTTCGCGTCCATGAGCCTCAGAATTATTTAATATGGTTTCAACTGTATTTTTACGGAAGCGCTCTCTGAGTTCAACTTCCTTAGTTTCAATTAATCTAAGAAATTGTTGTTTATCTAAAATGACACCGTCTTTGTTTTTAAAAGTTACGTTTTCAAAAAACTTATTCATCAGATAGCCATAAGATGCATTGATTACTTCGGGCCAGTATAAATTGGTTTGTACTGCCGGCATATCCTGAATACCCAAACGGTATTGTAATGACTGATAATCGGGCATGCCACCCAAACAAGCTTCATAGGCACTCAATCCGAGATATGCCAAAGCACGGGGAGCTGGACCAGGCCTGTAAGATGAAGCAAAACGTTCAATTTCCATAAACACGGAATTCCATTCATGGTACACTTCATTTTCCTGAGATTTCATTAAGTTATTTCCACCTTCCGGAGTGTCAACCTCATTACAAGAAGTTGAAAAGATTAAGGCAGAAGCTACTAAACCAACTAGTAACTTGGACAAAAATTTCATACGAGGGATTTTATGGCTTAAAACAAAAGAAATTAAAAACTTTCAGGCTTAACGATGCAAAAATAATATTTGGTTTTATAAAACTAAGAAAATTGAAAAAATTATTTTCAGTGATTGAAAAATACATATTCGAAATATTACTATTTAAAAAATTAATAGTTAATTATTTATATATGTATAATTATTTAAATGTTAACTAACTTATTAATTTTATCAATACGTTATGCATATAAAATTATTTAATATATTAGGTCCTAAGGAATTTTTAAGGTGTTTTTAATTTAGTTTTTAATCGATATAATGTTTGGCATTATTATGTATTTGGAATATCTTCTTTTTTAAATTTGTATAAACTCTTAGCTTCTTCTTCTAAATAACGCTGCACTAATTCGAGGGCATCAGGCACTACATCACTGCACACAACGATCAATGAACCTTCTTTTACATTTTCGATCGCATATTTGATGGCTTCTGATTCTTTAGGGATGACTTTGAAGGGTTTGCTAATGTCATGTTGTTTGATTCCGGCAGTTAGCATTTCAATGATTTCCTGGTCGGTTTTGCCCCTGAGGTGTTTGTCTTGCCTTACAATGATCTCATCAAACATTTCTGCTGCAACTTTACCAATTCCTTCATTATCCTCCTGGCGTCGGTCTCCAATTCCTGCAATAATACCCACTTTTGGATAGGCATCGATTTTATCGATGAATTTCTTTAAAGCCTGCAATCCGGCTGGATTGTGTGCGTAATCCAACAAGATGCTGAAATGTTTAAAATCAAACATGTTCAATCGACCAGGCGTTTGTGCAGGTGATGGAATGAAAGATTCGAGGGCTGCTTTGATGTCATCCAATTCAAATCCATTAAAATATGCAGTCAAAACAGCAGGCAAAACATTCTGAATCATAAAACTGGCACGTCCGCCGTAAGTTAATGGCACATTGACCGCCTTAACGATGCGCATTTTCCACTCGCCTTTGCAGATGGTTATAAATCCGTTTTCATAAATGGCCCCAATACCATGTTCGCGCATGTGCTTTTTTATCCGGGGATTGTCTTCATCCATCGAAAACAAAGCCAACTTGCAATTAATCCGCTCACGCATGGCGTAAACCAGGTCATCGTCTGCATTTAAAATGGCATAGCCATCAGGCAATACAGATTCAACCACCACGCCTTTAACCTTTGCCAATTGTTCCATGGTGTGGATGCCTTTTAATCCAAGGTGGTCGGGTGCTACATTCGTGACAATGGCATAATTGCAATTTTTAAAGCCCAAGCCTGCACGGAGGATTCCACCTCGGGCCGTTTCAAAAACTGCAAAATTGACGGTTGGATCTTTTAATACAAACTCAGCACTGCCGGGTCCACTGCAATCTCCCTGCATCATTAAATGATTTTGAATGTAAATGCCATCGGTTGTAGTAAATCCTACAGTATAACCCATCATTCGGGCCATGTGTGCAATCAATCGGGTTGTCGTGGTTTTTCCATTGGTCCCGGTCACCGCTACAATTGGAATGCGGCTGTTTTTTCCAGGAGGGTACAACATATCAATCACAGGAGCTGCAACATTTCTGGGTAAGCCTTCTGCAGGCGCCAGGTGCATTCTGAATCCAGGACCGGCATTGACTTCAATCACTGCACCACCCACTTCGGAAACGGGCTTGCTGATGTCTTTGGTCAAAAAATCAATTCCACAAATATCCAATCCAACAATTCGGGAAATACGCTCCGCCATAAAAACCGTATGCGGATGGACTATGTCAGTAACATCCACAGAGGTGCCCCCGGTTGAAAGGTTGGCCGTGTCCTTTACAACCAAAACTTCCCCTTTGGCTAATACGCTATCTAAAGTATAGCCTTTTAGCTCCAGTAACTTTAAAGTAATATCATCTACAGTGATATAAGTAAGTACTTTTTCATGTCCGTAACCGCGTCTGGGATCTGCATTTGTTTTTTTAATCAAAGCATCAATACTCAAAACACCGTCACCGACAATTTGGGCCGGAAGCCGTTTAGCTGCAGCAACCAATTTATAATTAATCAATAAAATCCGGTAATCATCGCCGGTTATGTATTGTTCGACGATTACTGCGTTGGAAATTTTCTTAGCCATCTGAAATCCTTCCAGGGCTTGTTCCCAATTCGTGATGTTGGTGGTAACTCCGCGTCCATGATTTCCATCGATTGGTTTTATAACCAATGGAAATTTTAAATAATCTACTGCTTCCCTCAGGCCTGTTTCCGTTTTAATTATTTCTCCTTTTGGAACGGGGATTTCAGCCTGGTCGAGTAAAAACTTGGTATCTTCTTTATCACCCGCAATATCAACTCCAATGCTGGAAGTTTTACTGGTTACAGTTGCCTGAACCCGAACCTGATTGCAACCATAACCCAATTGACAGAGTGAATATTTATTCAAACGGATCCACGGAATGCCTCTTGCAATAGCCTCATCAATGATGCTGGCGGTGCTTGGCCCCAATCGCTGAATTTCTCGCAACTCTCGCATTTCCTGAACGTCATCTTTCAAATCGTAAGCGGATCCTTCAATGAGTGCTTCTGCAATGCGTACCGCTGCTTTTGCAGCATATACGCCTACTTTTTCTTCCAAATAATCAAAGACAACATGATAGACTCCGGTTTCACCATAACTGCGGGTCCGGCCAAAACCAACATCCATTCCGGCCATGGTTTGAATTTCCAGGGCAATATGTTCTACAACGTGTCCCATCCAGGTACCTTCTTTGACGCGTTTGTAAAAGCCACCGGGTTCGCCTTCCGAACAGCGGTGTTCGTACAATCCGGGCAACAACGCTTGCATACGTTCTAAGAACCCATCCAGGGTATTGGTTGGTTTTTGTTCGAGATCTTCCAGATCCAAAACCATGACAATTAGTTTGTGTCTTCGGATGGACCAATAGTTGGGTCCACGCATGACATTGATTTCCCGGATTTTCATTTTAGTTCGATTGAGGCCTTAAGGTAATAATTTTAGTCAATTATCTGCATTCCTTTAGCTTTGTGATCTATTTTCAAGTGCCAAATCATGGAATTTAAAGGAACGCTGATACCGGTGGGGGGGAATGAAAATAAAGGAATAGGCCTGAAAGAATCAGAATGTCTGGACTTTATTAAACAAGGAATATTATCTGCTATCGTACGCGAAAGCGGCGGAACCGGAGCACGAATCGTAGTGATAACTACCGCATCCAGCATTCCGGTTGAAGTGGGTGAAAATTACAGCCAGGCCTTTGAAACCCTGGGTTGTCAGGCTGTACAAATTGTAGATGTTCGCAAGCGCTCAGAAGCGCAGCTAAAAAAGAATGTAAAACTAATTGAAGAGGCCGATTGCATAATGTTTTCAGGTGGAGACCAATCCAGAATTGTAAAATGCTTTGCGGATACGATAGCCCATCAGATCATTCGAAGAAAACTGGAAGAAACGAAATTGGTACTTGCAGGAACCAGTGCCGGAGCCATGTCCATGTCCCTTCAAATGATAGCAGGGGGAAGTGTGGTGGATGCGATGCAAAAGGGCAATGTTAAAATGGCCCGGGGGATGTCCTATCTCGATCAAGTTATCATTGACACCCATTTTATCCAAAGAGGCCGATTTGGAAGGTTGGCAGAAGCGGTTGCCCGTTTTCCAAATCAACTGGGAATCGGATTAGCAGAAGATACAGGCCTCATCATTAAAAAAGGAAATGACTGCGAAGTCATTGGCACCGGGATGGTTGTTTTATTTGATCCCAGGAATCTTAACCACAATCGTTACATTGATTTGGAACCCGGAACACCCATGTCTCTTAGCAATTTGACTACCCATGTATTAGCCAATGGCGACCGGTTTCGGATCAGGGAAAGAAGTCTGAAAATTTTGCCATTGGAAGCATCTTTTTCGGTCAATTCTTAGAGATTTCTTAAAATTTTAAATTAAATTCTTAGAATTGAATTAATTTGAGCAAATTTGCATATAAATACTTGATATTTAATCAATTCTATTGACTATTAATTGATTAAATATATAAATATTTTTAATTAATTATACTCCCTGGATATGTTTGCGAAAAAATTACTCGCCTTTCAATTAGTGTGCATTCTTTTTCTTGGTTACGTATTTACCACGTGCACCCGAGAAGCAGCTCAGGACGATATCAGTCTGGACGATCAATTAATCAAAAGAGTTAAATCGGCAGCTCCAAATGGTGATATCCGGGATTACATTTTAGTAAGTGGCGAAAATTTAGATGAAATACCCAATCAGGATCCCAAAAATCCAATAAATGCAACCAAAGTGAAATTGGGCAAAATGTTGTTTCACGAGCCGGCAATTGGGGTATTGCCCAACAAACCAATTGGCATGAATTCATTTAGTTGTGCATCTTGCCATATTGCAAAAAAATCATTTACTGCAGGCAGGATTCAAGGAATTGCTGACGGTGCTGAAGGATTTGGAAATTTGGGAAATGGAAGAGGTAAAAATCCAGCTTACCAAGGAGACGAAGTGGATGCGCAAGGAGCTAGACCATTACCCACCATCAATTTGGCTTATGTTCGAAATGCATTATGGGCTGGATCCTTTGGATCTTTTAGTTTAAACGTTGGAACCGAATCTGTTTGGCGTCAGGATTCACTGACTGAAGTAAATTTTATTGGATTGGAAGGATTAGAAGCTAATAACATCCGAGCATTGCAGGTTCATCGAATGACTATGAATGAAAGTATGGCTTCTTATCTTGGTTATAAAGCACTTTTTGATGAATCATTTCCGGAAATTCCAGTTTCTGAGCGCTATTCATTAAAAACTACTTCATTTGCAATTGCAGCATATTTCAGAACCATTACTACGCATGAAGCACCTTTCCAAAAATGGTTAAAAGGAGATCATACTGCAATGTCCGATCAACAAAAGAAAGGAGCAGAATTGTTTTTTGGAAAAGCCGGATGTTATCGTTGTCATAACAGTCCATCGCTAAATAGTTTTAATTTCTTTGCTTTAGGAGTCTATGATTTATATGAAAATAAAGTAACTGAAGTATTCCGCACCGGTCCAACCGATAAACGTGTAAAAGGACGCGGTGGCTTCACTGACAGACCGGAAGATTTGTATAAATTCAAAGTTCCGCAATTGTATAATTTGAAACCTGTGGGTTTTTATTTTCATGGTGGAAGTAAACAAAGTTTGAGAGAGGTTGTAGAATATTTTAATAAAGCAGAACCTGAAAATCCGATAGTTCCAAAATCACAAATCAGTGGATTTTTTCAACCTTTAAATCTGACTGAACAGGAAGTAACAGATCTTACAGAATTTTTAGAAAATGCTTTGTATGATCCTACTCTTGAAAAATATTTACCGGATCACGTATTGTCCTTTATGTGTTTCCCTAATAACGACATCAAATCAAGAAAAGATTTGAATTGCGAATAACACAAGCAGCAGCTGAAAGGCGGTAGGTCTGAAAGTCATATAAGTTGGAAACAATTTAGTTTGGAGGGCTGAAAGCTAAAATCATTTAATGCTGTATTCAATGTGACTTTTTCTTTAATCAGTTAAACAGCAGTGGCGCTCCTTCCATTTTCCACAATAATGGATTTTATATTTATTCCA from Saprospiraceae bacterium includes:
- the cphA gene encoding cyanophycin synthetase, translated to MKIREINVMRGPNYWSIRRHKLIVMVLDLEDLEQKPTNTLDGFLERMQALLPGLYEHRCSEGEPGGFYKRVKEGTWMGHVVEHIALEIQTMAGMDVGFGRTRSYGETGVYHVVFDYLEEKVGVYAAKAAVRIAEALIEGSAYDLKDDVQEMRELREIQRLGPSTASIIDEAIARGIPWIRLNKYSLCQLGYGCNQVRVQATVTSKTSSIGVDIAGDKEDTKFLLDQAEIPVPKGEIIKTETGLREAVDYLKFPLVIKPIDGNHGRGVTTNITNWEQALEGFQMAKKISNAVIVEQYITGDDYRILLINYKLVAAAKRLPAQIVGDGVLSIDALIKKTNADPRRGYGHEKVLTYITVDDITLKLLELKGYTLDSVLAKGEVLVVKDTANLSTGGTSVDVTDIVHPHTVFMAERISRIVGLDICGIDFLTKDISKPVSEVGGAVIEVNAGPGFRMHLAPAEGLPRNVAAPVIDMLYPPGKNSRIPIVAVTGTNGKTTTTRLIAHMARMMGYTVGFTTTDGIYIQNHLMMQGDCSGPGSAEFVLKDPTVNFAVFETARGGILRAGLGFKNCNYAIVTNVAPDHLGLKGIHTMEQLAKVKGVVVESVLPDGYAILNADDDLVYAMRERINCKLALFSMDEDNPRIKKHMREHGIGAIYENGFITICKGEWKMRIVKAVNVPLTYGGRASFMIQNVLPAVLTAYFNGFELDDIKAALESFIPSPAQTPGRLNMFDFKHFSILLDYAHNPAGLQALKKFIDKIDAYPKVGIIAGIGDRRQEDNEGIGKVAAEMFDEIIVRQDKHLRGKTDQEIIEMLTAGIKQHDISKPFKVIPKESEAIKYAIENVKEGSLIVVCSDVVPDALELVQRYLEEEAKSLYKFKKEDIPNT
- a CDS encoding cyanophycinase is translated as MEFKGTLIPVGGNENKGIGLKESECLDFIKQGILSAIVRESGGTGARIVVITTASSIPVEVGENYSQAFETLGCQAVQIVDVRKRSEAQLKKNVKLIEEADCIMFSGGDQSRIVKCFADTIAHQIIRRKLEETKLVLAGTSAGAMSMSLQMIAGGSVVDAMQKGNVKMARGMSYLDQVIIDTHFIQRGRFGRLAEAVARFPNQLGIGLAEDTGLIIKKGNDCEVIGTGMVVLFDPRNLNHNRYIDLEPGTPMSLSNLTTHVLANGDRFRIRERSLKILPLEASFSVNS